In the Burkholderia cenocepacia genome, one interval contains:
- a CDS encoding oxaloacetate decarboxylase, with translation MTRSDQQARHAEAFRALHTRPGAFIIPNPWDAGTARLLAMAGFEALATTSAGYAFSKGRPDNAIDRDAMLDHIADLVAAGGLPVSADLENGFGDAPDTVAETIRLAAEAGAVGGSIEDATGRADTPIYARDASVERIAAAVDAARALPFPFTLTARCENYLHGRRDLDDTIARLVAYRDAGADVLYAPGITDADEIAAVTRAVGAPVNVVMGLQGGLLSLDELAALGVKRVSVGGALARAALGAFLRAATEMRRDGTFTFSRAAVAGSDINRWFAAPDNSPILSDE, from the coding sequence ATGACCCGTTCCGACCAGCAAGCCCGCCACGCCGAAGCTTTCCGCGCGCTGCACACGCGCCCCGGCGCGTTCATCATCCCGAACCCGTGGGACGCCGGCACCGCGCGACTGCTCGCGATGGCCGGCTTCGAGGCGCTCGCCACGACGAGCGCCGGCTACGCGTTTTCGAAAGGGCGGCCCGACAACGCGATCGACCGCGACGCGATGCTCGATCACATCGCCGATCTCGTCGCCGCGGGCGGCCTGCCGGTGAGCGCCGATCTCGAGAACGGTTTCGGCGACGCGCCCGACACGGTGGCCGAGACGATCCGGCTGGCGGCCGAGGCGGGCGCGGTCGGCGGCTCGATCGAGGATGCGACGGGCCGCGCCGATACGCCGATCTATGCGCGCGACGCGTCGGTCGAGCGCATTGCAGCGGCCGTCGACGCGGCGCGCGCGTTGCCGTTTCCGTTCACGCTGACCGCCCGCTGCGAAAACTACCTGCACGGCCGCCGCGATCTCGACGACACGATCGCGCGGCTCGTCGCCTATCGCGACGCCGGCGCCGACGTGCTGTACGCGCCCGGCATCACCGACGCCGACGAGATCGCGGCGGTGACGCGGGCGGTCGGCGCGCCGGTCAATGTCGTCATGGGCCTGCAGGGCGGGTTGCTGAGCCTCGACGAGCTGGCGGCGCTCGGCGTGAAGCGCGTCAGCGTCGGCGGCGCGCTGGCGCGGGCCGCGCTCGGCGCGTTCCTGCGCGCGGCGACGGAGATGCGGCGCGACGGCACGTTCACCTTTAGCCGGGCAGCCGTGGCGGGAAGCGATATCAACCGCTGGTTTGCGGCGCCGGATAATTCGCCGATTTTGTCAGACGAATGA
- a CDS encoding malate/lactate/ureidoglycolate dehydrogenase: protein MTALPTPDTAPLRMRAEPLHAFVAALWERAGSNPREATLVADHLVGANLAGHDSHGIGMIPNYVASWREGQLQLNGHASIVRDGGAVLTIDGGRGFGQVIAFEAMVEGIKRARRMGICAIGLRDVHHLGRIGHWAEQCAHAGLVSFHFVNVPGDLLVAPLHGTDPRFGTNPFCAAYPRAGKPPLLLDFATSAIAYGKTRVAYNQGKRVPAGSLIDHRGEPTDDPAVMHEQPFGALLPFGLHKGYALAAMCEIFGGALVGGHTTYGDTLQKTSAIVNGMLSVLIDPKAFDAADAEREADAFVAWAKASPQAGDTPVQVPGEPEEASRAARGTSGIPVDRATWRQIRESAAAVGFDAAELDAWTRRCEASA, encoded by the coding sequence ATGACCGCACTGCCGACGCCCGATACCGCACCGCTGCGCATGCGCGCCGAACCGCTGCATGCGTTCGTCGCGGCACTCTGGGAACGGGCCGGCAGTAACCCGCGCGAAGCGACGCTCGTCGCCGATCACCTGGTCGGCGCGAATCTCGCGGGCCACGATTCGCACGGGATCGGGATGATCCCGAATTACGTCGCGTCGTGGCGGGAAGGGCAGTTGCAGCTGAACGGGCACGCGTCGATCGTGCGCGACGGCGGCGCGGTGCTGACGATCGACGGCGGGCGCGGCTTCGGCCAGGTGATCGCGTTCGAGGCGATGGTCGAAGGGATCAAGCGCGCGCGGCGCATGGGCATCTGCGCGATCGGGCTGCGCGACGTCCATCACCTCGGCCGCATCGGGCACTGGGCCGAGCAGTGCGCGCACGCGGGGCTCGTGTCGTTCCATTTCGTCAACGTGCCGGGCGACCTGCTGGTCGCGCCGTTGCACGGCACCGATCCGCGTTTCGGCACGAACCCGTTCTGCGCCGCGTATCCGCGGGCCGGCAAGCCGCCGCTGCTGCTCGATTTCGCGACGAGCGCGATCGCGTACGGCAAGACGCGGGTCGCGTACAACCAGGGCAAGCGCGTGCCGGCCGGGTCGCTGATCGACCATCGCGGCGAGCCGACCGACGATCCGGCCGTGATGCACGAGCAGCCGTTCGGCGCGTTGCTGCCGTTCGGGCTGCACAAGGGGTATGCGCTCGCGGCGATGTGCGAGATCTTCGGCGGCGCGCTGGTGGGCGGGCATACGACCTACGGCGATACGCTGCAGAAGACGAGCGCGATCGTCAACGGGATGCTGTCGGTGCTGATCGATCCGAAAGCGTTCGACGCGGCCGACGCCGAACGCGAAGCCGATGCGTTCGTCGCGTGGGCGAAGGCATCGCCGCAGGCCGGCGATACCCCGGTGCAGGTGCCCGGCGAACCGGAAGAGGCGAGCCGTGCCGCGCGCGGCACGTCGGGTATTCCGGTCGACCGTGCGACGTGGCGGCAGATTCGCGAGAGCGCAGCGGCCGTCGGTTTCGACGCGGCCGAGCTCGATGCGTGGACGCGGCGCTGCGAGGCATCCGCATGA
- a CDS encoding NnrU family protein, whose translation MLVLILGLAIFLGVHSIRIVADGWRSATIERIGEKGWKGGYAIASIVGFVLIVWGYGVARAGATLLWVSPVGVRHLTGMLTAVAFVLIAASYVPRNRIKTLVGHPMLAGTMVWAVAHLLVNGTVHAVVLFGAFFVWSIVDFVVSRARDRRDGVRYPAGGLAGDIATVAAGLVAWAVFARFLHGPLIGVRPFG comes from the coding sequence ATGCTCGTCCTGATTCTCGGTTTAGCGATCTTCCTCGGTGTGCACTCGATCCGGATCGTCGCCGACGGCTGGCGGTCCGCGACGATCGAGCGGATCGGCGAGAAGGGCTGGAAGGGCGGTTACGCGATCGCGTCGATCGTCGGCTTCGTGCTGATCGTCTGGGGGTACGGGGTCGCCCGTGCGGGCGCGACGCTGCTGTGGGTGTCGCCGGTCGGCGTGCGCCACCTGACGGGCATGCTGACCGCGGTCGCGTTCGTGCTGATCGCCGCGTCGTACGTGCCGCGCAACCGGATCAAGACGCTCGTCGGGCATCCGATGCTGGCCGGCACGATGGTCTGGGCGGTCGCGCACCTGCTCGTGAACGGTACCGTGCACGCGGTCGTGCTGTTCGGTGCGTTTTTCGTGTGGTCGATCGTCGATTTCGTCGTGTCGCGTGCTAGGGATCGCCGCGACGGTGTCCGCTATCCGGCCGGCGGGCTGGCCGGCGACATCGCAACCGTTGCGGCTGGCCTCGTCGCGTGGGCCGTGTTCGCGCGGTTCCTGCACGGCCCGCTGATCGGCGTGCGGCCGTTCGGCTGA
- a CDS encoding cytochrome P450 — protein MNPTDPIAAVTHRDPYPYYAALVDGPPLAFDATLGLWVASRAAAVTAVLCHPACRVRPLDAPVPPALRGTTAGALFGELVRMNDGASRHDVPKQALRAAFAPIDTEALRDRAEVLAARRLPAPRDADALNAWCMTVPVCAVADLLGFDETQLDDIAARVVEFVAALSPLSDAAVLARASDAARHLLDRMTERVAQSRAHDGTLVAAVQQAARASGWHASGALVANLVGLLSQTCEATAAWLGNALVAWNGDVGDSGGVPDAAALDAFVAEVGRFDTPVQNTRRFVAARTTIEGVSVEAGDAILVVLAAANRDPAVHRDSHRLTPGRLAGPNFGFGTGPHGCPGERIARAVTAGAFAARLRAGGWPPRDALKWDYRASTNVRMPKFNANR, from the coding sequence ATGAACCCGACCGATCCCATTGCCGCGGTCACGCACCGCGATCCCTATCCCTATTACGCCGCGCTCGTCGACGGGCCGCCGCTCGCGTTCGATGCCACGCTCGGCCTGTGGGTCGCGAGCCGCGCGGCGGCCGTGACGGCCGTGCTATGCCATCCGGCCTGCCGCGTGCGCCCGCTCGACGCGCCGGTGCCGCCCGCGTTGCGCGGCACGACGGCCGGCGCGCTGTTCGGCGAACTGGTGCGCATGAACGATGGCGCGTCGCGACACGACGTGCCGAAGCAGGCGTTGCGCGCGGCGTTCGCGCCGATCGATACGGAGGCATTGCGCGATCGCGCGGAGGTGCTCGCCGCGCGGCGGTTGCCGGCGCCCCGCGATGCCGACGCGCTGAACGCGTGGTGCATGACCGTGCCCGTGTGCGCGGTGGCCGATCTGCTCGGTTTCGACGAAACGCAGCTCGACGACATCGCGGCGCGCGTCGTCGAGTTCGTCGCTGCGCTGTCGCCGCTGTCGGATGCCGCGGTGCTGGCGCGCGCGAGCGACGCTGCGCGGCATCTGCTCGACCGGATGACGGAACGTGTCGCGCAGTCGCGTGCGCACGACGGCACGTTGGTCGCCGCGGTGCAGCAGGCGGCCCGCGCGTCGGGCTGGCACGCGAGCGGCGCGCTGGTTGCGAATCTGGTCGGGTTGTTGTCGCAGACGTGCGAGGCGACCGCCGCATGGCTCGGCAATGCGCTCGTGGCATGGAACGGCGACGTGGGCGACTCAGGCGGGGTGCCGGACGCGGCCGCGCTCGATGCATTCGTCGCCGAAGTCGGGCGTTTCGATACGCCGGTGCAGAACACGCGCCGCTTCGTCGCGGCACGCACGACGATCGAAGGCGTGAGCGTCGAAGCCGGCGACGCGATCCTCGTCGTGCTGGCCGCGGCGAACCGCGATCCGGCCGTGCATCGCGATTCGCACCGGCTGACGCCCGGCCGCCTGGCGGGGCCGAATTTCGGCTTCGGCACGGGGCCGCATGGGTGTCCGGGAGAGCGGATCGCACGGGCAGTGACGGCGGGGGCGTTCGCGGCGCGGTTGCGCGCGGGCGGCTGGCCGCCGCGCGACGCACTGAAGTGGGATTACCGCGCGTCGACCAACGTCAGGATGCCGAAGTTCAACGCGAATCGGTGA
- a CDS encoding superinfection immunity protein codes for MHDAVLIQVAGSVAAIALYFLPAVIADRRGRHDKLTIAMFNALFAWTGIGWLMTLYWACQPNPRTDVAQTILAKRRGVSMRTFSTGLVERVQRRVAAQEQWAEKQGCR; via the coding sequence ATGCATGATGCAGTCCTGATTCAAGTGGCCGGTTCAGTCGCGGCGATCGCGCTCTATTTCCTGCCGGCCGTCATTGCCGACCGGCGCGGCCGGCACGACAAGCTGACGATCGCGATGTTCAACGCGCTGTTCGCGTGGACGGGCATCGGCTGGCTGATGACGCTGTACTGGGCGTGCCAGCCGAACCCGCGCACCGACGTCGCGCAAACGATCCTGGCAAAGCGCCGCGGCGTCAGCATGCGGACCTTCTCGACCGGCCTCGTCGAACGCGTGCAGCGCCGCGTCGCCGCCCAGGAGCAATGGGCGGAAAAGCAAGGCTGCCGTTAA
- a CDS encoding M20 family metallopeptidase, whose amino-acid sequence MTSVDTTPVLDHDKLVTFIERKWNDEILHALTDYIAIPAKSPAFDPDWAKRGYLERVVTDAAQWAERQPVKGLKLEIVRLPGRTPVIFFESPATRSGSTDTILLYGHLDKQPEFDGWRADLGPWTPKFENGKLYGRGGADDGYAIYASLAALGALDEQGIERPRCVGLIETCEESGSYDLLPYVDALRDRLGQVSLVVCLDSGAGNYDQMWLTTSLRGLVSGDLQVEVLEEGIHSGVYGGIAPSSFRVMRQLFERLEDAKNGNLLPGAFHCEIPSSRVREAEAAAAILGDTVWKGLPWACGQDGKPVLPTTTDPREALLNSTWRPSLSVTGAAGMPALADAGNVLRPRTAFKLSLRLPPLVDAAQAVQQLKELLELDPPYNAKVTFKPDAGAATGWSAPDLAPWLASSLDAASRRHFGADCAYMGLGGTIPLMNVLQEGFPAAQFMVCGVLGPKSNAHGPNEFLHVPYAKKLTAAVADVIATAR is encoded by the coding sequence ATGACTTCCGTCGACACTACCCCCGTCCTCGACCATGACAAGCTCGTTACCTTCATCGAGCGCAAGTGGAACGATGAAATCCTCCATGCGCTGACCGACTACATCGCGATCCCCGCGAAGAGCCCCGCATTCGACCCCGACTGGGCGAAGCGCGGCTATCTCGAACGCGTCGTCACCGACGCCGCGCAGTGGGCCGAGCGGCAACCCGTGAAGGGCCTGAAGCTCGAAATCGTGCGCCTGCCGGGCCGCACGCCGGTGATCTTCTTCGAGTCGCCGGCCACGCGCTCGGGCAGCACCGACACGATCCTGCTGTATGGCCACCTCGACAAGCAGCCCGAATTCGACGGCTGGCGCGCGGACCTCGGCCCGTGGACGCCGAAGTTCGAGAACGGCAAGCTGTATGGTCGCGGCGGCGCGGACGACGGCTATGCGATCTACGCGAGCCTCGCGGCGCTCGGCGCGCTCGACGAGCAGGGCATCGAGCGGCCGCGCTGCGTCGGCCTGATCGAGACCTGCGAGGAGTCGGGCAGCTACGACCTGCTGCCTTACGTCGACGCGTTGCGCGACCGGCTCGGCCAGGTATCGCTGGTGGTGTGCCTCGATTCGGGCGCGGGCAACTACGACCAGATGTGGCTCACCACGTCGCTGCGCGGCCTCGTGTCCGGCGACCTGCAGGTCGAGGTGCTGGAAGAAGGTATCCACTCGGGCGTGTACGGCGGCATCGCGCCGTCGAGCTTCCGCGTGATGCGCCAGTTGTTCGAACGCCTCGAGGACGCGAAGAACGGCAATCTGCTGCCGGGCGCGTTCCATTGCGAGATTCCGTCGAGCCGCGTGCGCGAAGCCGAGGCCGCCGCCGCGATTCTCGGCGACACGGTATGGAAGGGGCTGCCCTGGGCGTGCGGCCAGGACGGCAAGCCCGTGCTGCCGACCACGACCGACCCGCGCGAGGCGCTGCTGAATTCGACGTGGCGTCCGTCGTTGTCGGTCACCGGCGCGGCCGGCATGCCGGCGCTCGCCGATGCGGGCAACGTGCTGCGTCCGCGTACCGCGTTCAAGCTGTCGCTGCGGCTGCCGCCGCTCGTCGACGCCGCGCAGGCGGTGCAGCAGCTGAAGGAATTGCTCGAACTCGATCCGCCGTACAACGCGAAGGTCACGTTCAAGCCGGACGCCGGCGCCGCGACGGGCTGGAGCGCGCCGGATCTCGCGCCGTGGCTCGCGTCGTCGCTCGACGCCGCATCGCGCCGCCACTTCGGCGCCGACTGCGCGTACATGGGCCTCGGCGGCACGATCCCGCTGATGAACGTGCTTCAGGAAGGCTTTCCCGCCGCGCAATTCATGGTGTGCGGCGTGCTCGGGCCGAAGTCGAACGCGCACGGCCCGAACGAGTTCCTGCACGTGCCGTACGCGAAGAAGCTCACGGCGGCGGTGGCCGACGTGATCGCGACCGCGCGCTGA
- a CDS encoding YodC family protein, translating into MTIRENHRVRFRVGDVVTLKTGGPRMTVTYAGPVVFDDDDWLICQWFDESGEFRQEMFHHDTVVPEPRAISAGRVRLRMQSHRYRSAA; encoded by the coding sequence ATGACGATCCGAGAAAATCACCGCGTCAGGTTTCGCGTGGGCGATGTCGTGACGCTGAAAACGGGCGGGCCGCGCATGACCGTCACGTATGCCGGGCCGGTCGTGTTCGACGACGACGACTGGCTGATCTGCCAGTGGTTCGACGAAAGCGGCGAGTTCCGGCAGGAAATGTTCCATCACGACACGGTGGTGCCCGAGCCGCGCGCGATTTCGGCCGGGCGGGTCCGGCTGCGCATGCAGTCGCACCGCTATCGATCGGCGGCCTGA
- a CDS encoding TfoX/Sxy family protein, whose translation MSWQAEKAHGEEIAYQLAPLGTVAVARFFSGAALRLDGVMFGFMSRGSLFLRVDDVNRPAFVAAGMGPFSYARPTRTVSLEGYYETPADVLEDAGALFDWCRSAYRAALLAGPPKRKARAASKTVSGAGPKAAPKTAVKAAPKPATKPATKPATKPASAQKTKQAAKSTSKPASAQKPKPASKSSPAPARKPAAKRKQA comes from the coding sequence ATGAGCTGGCAGGCGGAGAAGGCGCACGGCGAGGAAATCGCGTATCAGCTTGCGCCGCTGGGTACGGTCGCCGTTGCACGGTTCTTCAGCGGCGCGGCGTTGCGGCTCGACGGCGTGATGTTCGGCTTCATGTCGCGCGGGTCGCTGTTCCTGCGGGTCGACGATGTGAACCGGCCGGCGTTCGTCGCGGCCGGGATGGGGCCGTTCTCGTATGCGCGGCCCACGCGCACCGTCTCGCTCGAGGGCTATTACGAAACGCCGGCCGACGTGCTCGAGGACGCGGGTGCGCTGTTCGACTGGTGTCGCAGCGCGTATCGCGCGGCGCTGCTGGCCGGGCCGCCGAAGCGCAAGGCGAGGGCGGCGTCGAAGACGGTATCCGGGGCGGGGCCGAAAGCCGCGCCGAAAACTGCAGTGAAGGCTGCGCCGAAACCGGCGACGAAGCCTGCAACAAAACCGGCAACGAAACCCGCGTCGGCCCAGAAAACGAAGCAGGCGGCGAAATCCACATCGAAACCGGCGTCGGCGCAGAAACCGAAACCGGCATCGAAATCATCGCCCGCGCCGGCACGGAAACCCGCGGCGAAGCGCAAACAGGCGTAG
- the ftrA gene encoding transcriptional regulator FtrA encodes MHNHLVVALAYDRLCTFEFGCVVELFALERPELGVDWYRFAVCASEPGPVRAAGGITVAAPYRLATLDRADTIVIPGWRDPDELPPEPLLKKLRAAHRRGARLCSICSGVFVLAAAGVLDGLTVTTHWRYAERLQARYPALRVNPDALYVDEGQIVTSAGSAAGLDMLLHLVRRDHGGAIANRVAQRLVLPPHRDGGQAQFVPRPVAPGGTDRLAKLIDWMRAHAAEPHTLASLAAQAAMSTRTLQRQFADATGMSPLAWLIRERVNVAKDMLEAQPALPLAQVAARAGFGSEESLRRHFRRVAATSPAAYRRGMDRGGT; translated from the coding sequence ATGCACAATCATCTCGTCGTCGCGCTCGCCTACGATCGCCTCTGCACGTTCGAATTCGGCTGCGTGGTCGAGCTGTTCGCGCTCGAGCGCCCTGAACTCGGCGTCGACTGGTATCGCTTCGCGGTATGCGCGAGCGAGCCGGGGCCCGTGCGCGCGGCGGGCGGCATTACCGTTGCCGCGCCTTACCGGCTCGCGACGCTCGATCGCGCGGACACCATCGTGATTCCGGGCTGGCGCGACCCGGACGAACTGCCGCCCGAGCCGTTGCTGAAGAAACTGCGGGCCGCGCATCGGCGCGGCGCGCGGCTTTGTTCGATCTGTTCGGGCGTGTTCGTGCTGGCGGCGGCCGGCGTGCTCGACGGCCTCACCGTGACGACGCACTGGCGGTATGCGGAACGTCTGCAGGCGCGTTATCCGGCGCTGCGCGTGAATCCCGATGCGCTGTACGTCGACGAAGGGCAGATCGTCACGTCGGCCGGCTCGGCGGCGGGGCTCGACATGCTGCTGCATCTGGTGCGCCGCGATCATGGCGGCGCGATCGCCAACCGCGTCGCGCAGCGCCTCGTGCTGCCGCCGCATCGCGACGGCGGACAGGCGCAGTTCGTGCCGCGTCCGGTCGCACCGGGCGGCACCGACCGGCTCGCGAAGCTGATCGACTGGATGCGCGCGCATGCGGCCGAGCCGCACACGCTGGCCTCGCTCGCCGCGCAGGCCGCGATGAGCACGCGCACGCTGCAGCGTCAGTTCGCGGATGCGACGGGGATGTCGCCGCTCGCGTGGCTGATCCGCGAACGCGTGAACGTCGCGAAGGACATGCTCGAAGCGCAGCCCGCGTTGCCGCTTGCGCAGGTCGCGGCGCGCGCAGGGTTCGGTTCCGAGGAATCGCTGCGCCGGCATTTCCGGCGCGTCGCGGCGACGAGCCCGGCCGCGTACCGGCGCGGGATGGATCGCGGCGGCACGTAG
- a CDS encoding amino acid permease: MQDNTLRQSLKQRHITMIALGGVIGAGLFVGSGAIIATAGPAAILSYLIGGVIVTLVMFMLGEMASRNPDSGSFSTYASSYLGEWAGFAVGWLYWFKSMMTITVEAILLGAILHDFLPWLPVWGGALFMLVTLIASNAYSVRSFGEAEYWLSFAKVATIIVFMALGASILLGFQPRIPAPGLVNLTDHGGFMPNGISPVLAGVMVVIFSLGGSEIAAVAAGESENPSRNVIRAIKSVIVRVMVFYVGSVSILILCMPWTDKVNLKSPYVSLFGMAGFTGAAVAMKIVLFVSFMSVMNSFLFSNSRMLFSLSQRGHAPAMFGRTNAKGVPMNALVLCLAICVSILGIHFVSGGDLFLMLAKSSGAFVMIVWIFIIVAHFAMRRQTKHEQRDPTAFRAWFYPVSNWVALLALVAVLGSQAFNPDSRFQFWFTVLTALAIVAAYFLRRRQPSFGQAAGAKGR, from the coding sequence ATGCAGGACAACACGTTGAGGCAGAGCCTCAAGCAACGGCACATCACGATGATCGCGCTCGGCGGCGTGATCGGCGCGGGCCTATTCGTCGGCTCCGGCGCGATCATCGCAACGGCCGGCCCCGCGGCAATCCTGTCGTACCTGATCGGCGGCGTGATCGTCACGCTGGTCATGTTCATGCTCGGCGAAATGGCGTCCCGCAATCCCGACAGCGGCTCGTTCTCCACGTACGCGAGCAGCTACCTCGGCGAATGGGCCGGCTTCGCGGTCGGCTGGCTGTACTGGTTCAAGTCGATGATGACGATCACCGTCGAAGCGATCCTGCTCGGCGCGATCCTCCACGATTTCCTGCCGTGGCTGCCGGTCTGGGGCGGCGCGCTATTCATGCTGGTCACGCTGATCGCGAGCAACGCGTACTCGGTGCGCTCGTTCGGCGAAGCCGAATACTGGCTGTCGTTCGCGAAGGTCGCGACGATCATCGTGTTCATGGCGCTCGGCGCGTCGATCCTGCTCGGCTTCCAGCCGCGCATTCCCGCTCCGGGGCTCGTGAACCTGACCGATCACGGCGGCTTCATGCCGAACGGCATCTCGCCCGTGCTCGCCGGCGTGATGGTCGTGATCTTCTCGCTCGGCGGCAGCGAGATCGCGGCGGTAGCCGCGGGCGAATCGGAAAACCCGAGCAGGAACGTGATCCGCGCGATCAAGAGCGTGATCGTGCGCGTGATGGTGTTCTACGTCGGCTCGGTGTCGATCCTGATCCTGTGCATGCCGTGGACCGACAAGGTCAACCTGAAATCGCCGTACGTGTCGCTGTTCGGCATGGCGGGCTTCACGGGCGCCGCCGTCGCGATGAAGATCGTGCTGTTCGTGTCGTTCATGTCGGTGATGAACTCGTTCCTGTTCTCGAACTCGCGCATGCTGTTCTCGCTGAGCCAGCGCGGCCACGCGCCGGCGATGTTCGGCCGCACCAACGCGAAGGGCGTGCCGATGAACGCGCTCGTGCTGTGCCTCGCCATCTGCGTGTCGATCCTGGGCATTCACTTCGTGAGCGGCGGCGATCTGTTCCTGATGCTCGCGAAGAGCAGCGGCGCGTTCGTGATGATCGTGTGGATCTTCATCATCGTCGCGCATTTCGCGATGCGTCGGCAGACGAAGCACGAGCAACGCGACCCGACGGCGTTCCGCGCGTGGTTCTATCCGGTGTCGAACTGGGTCGCGCTGCTGGCGCTGGTGGCCGTGCTGGGGTCGCAGGCGTTCAACCCGGATTCGCGCTTCCAGTTCTGGTTCACGGTCCTGACGGCGCTCGCGATCGTCGCGGCGTACTTTCTGCGGCGCAGGCAGCCGTCGTTCGGGCAGGCCGCCGGCGCGAAGGGTCGTTGA
- a CDS encoding rhodanese-like domain-containing protein: MSHVTDVPAADSAAALAHFEASLRFETDCWDVHDAFASGTPDFVLLDVRGPDQFAAGHVPGARNLPRRKIIESKLAGYPADTLFVVYCVGPHCNGAARAAIQLARLGRPVKLMIGGVTGWLDEGFALSNDVQPADAEAA, encoded by the coding sequence ATGTCCCATGTCACCGACGTCCCCGCCGCCGACAGCGCCGCCGCCCTCGCGCATTTCGAGGCGTCGCTGCGCTTCGAGACCGATTGCTGGGACGTGCACGACGCCTTCGCGTCCGGCACGCCCGATTTCGTGCTGCTCGACGTGCGCGGCCCCGACCAGTTCGCCGCCGGCCACGTGCCCGGCGCGCGCAACCTGCCGCGCCGCAAGATCATCGAAAGCAAGCTCGCCGGTTATCCGGCCGATACGCTGTTCGTCGTCTACTGCGTGGGGCCGCACTGCAACGGCGCCGCGCGCGCGGCGATCCAGCTGGCGCGCCTCGGCCGCCCGGTCAAGCTGATGATCGGCGGCGTGACGGGCTGGCTCGACGAAGGTTTCGCGCTGAGCAACGACGTGCAGCCGGCGGACGCCGAAGCCGCCTGA